A single region of the Ornithorhynchus anatinus isolate Pmale09 chromosome 6, mOrnAna1.pri.v4, whole genome shotgun sequence genome encodes:
- the MFSD8 gene encoding major facilitator superfamily domain-containing protein 8 isoform X2: protein MVASPLFGLWSNHRPRKEPLVVSISISVAANCLYAYVHAPPSHNKFYMLAARGLVGFGAGNVAVVRSYISGATSLQERTGSMASTSACQALGFILGPAIQTCFSFVGEEGVTWAAVGLQLNMYTAPVLLAALLGLLNILVVVALLREHRVDDLGRLCKSVNVGAEGTLPAAEDRDAPGPVDHVAVVATNVLFFVILFVFALFETIVTPLTMDMYAWTRERAVFYNGLILAALGVESVAVFLGVKVLSRRTGERAVLLGGLLLVLAGFFILLPWGHRLPAVQWEDLRNGSAPTGPPGERAGAGSPRDGREATGCPAAQAWCLYTPVVHLAQYLTADALVGLGYPACNVMAYTLYSKILGPSPQGVYMGWLTASGSGARVLGPVFVSQVYTGLGPRWAFGSVCGLLLLTLALLAAVHPRLVAFSLRRRTA, encoded by the exons ATGgtggcctctcccctcttcggGCTGTGGTCGAATCACAGGCCGAGAAAAGAGCCTCTCGTCGTGTCCATCTCCATCTCGGTGGCGGCCAACTGTCTGTACGCCTACGTCCACGCCCCTCCGTCCCACAACAAGTTCTACATGCTGGCCGCCCGCGGCCTGGTGGGCTTTGGAGCCG GCAACGTGGCGGTGGTCCGCTCCTACATCTCGGGGGCAACCTCACTCCAGGAGCGCACCGGCTCCATGGCCAGCACCAGCGCCTGCCAAGCCCTCGGCTTCATCCTGGGCCCGG CCATTCAGACGTGCTTCTCCTTCGTCGGAGAAGAGGGCGTGACGTGGGCGGCCGTCGGGCTGCAGCTGAACATGTacacggcccccgtcctcctGGCCGCCCTCCTGGGCCTCCTCAACATCCTCGTCGTCGTCGCCCTGCTACG AGAACACCGAGTGGACGACCTGGGCCGGCTGTGCAAGAGCGTTAACGTCGGAGCCG AGGGGACCCTTCCCGCCGCCGAGGATCGGGACGCCCCGGGGCCGGTGGACCACGTGGCCGTGGTGGCCACCAACGTCCTTTTCTTCGTCATCCTCTTCGTCTTCGCGCTCTTTGAGAC GATCGTGACGCCCCTGACCATGGACATGTACGCGTGGACCCGCGAGCGGGCCGTCTTCTACAACGGCCTCATCCTGGCCGCCCTCGGAGTCGAATCCGTCGCCGTCTTCCTCGGCGTCAAGGTCCTCTCCAGGAG GACGGGCGAGCGGGCGGTGCTGCTGGGcggcctcctcctcgtcctggcCGGATTCTTCATCCTGCTGCCTTGGGGGCACCGTCTTCCGGCCGTGCAGTGGGAAG accTGCGCAACGGCTCCGCTCCCACCGGGCCGCCCGGAGAGCGGGCGGGCGCGGGGAGCCCCCGGGACGGCCGGGAGGCCACCGGCTGCCCGGCCGCCCAGGCCTGGTGCCTTTACACGCCGGTCGTCCACCTGGCCCAGTACCTGACGGCGGACGCGCTCGTCGGGCTGGGCTACCCCGCCTGCAACGTCATGGCCTACACGCTCTACTCCAAGATCCTGGGACCCAGCCCGCAG gGCGTGTACATGGGCTGGCTGACGGCCTCCGGGAGCGGGGCCCGCGTGCTGGGCCCCGTGTTCGTCAGCCAGGTCTACACGGGGCTGGGCCCGCGCTGGGCCTTCGGGTCCGTGTGCGGCCTGCTGCTCCTGACGCTGGCCCTGCTGGCCGCCGTCCACCCCAGGCTCGTCGCCTTCTCCCTCCGACGGCGGACGGCCTAG
- the PLK4 gene encoding serine/threonine-protein kinase PLK4: MATYMGDNIEDFKVGNLLGKGSFAGVYRAKSIHTGLEVAIKMIDKKAMHKAKMVQRVQNEVRIHCQLKHPSILELYNYFEDSNYVYLILELCHNGEMNRYLKNRMKPFTEKEVRHFMHQIVRGLLYLHSHGILHRDLTLSNLLLTGTMNVKIADFGLATQLALPHEKHYTLCGTPNYISPEVATRSAHGPAADVWALGCLLYTLLVGRPPFDTDSVRATLGRVVLADYRLPASLSAEARDLIGRLLRRDPAARPGLAALLDHPFLAGGPPAGDAGDSLDSGHATLSTTAAAGSSGVSLSGCSLSRRRLLLAGPPLPDRMTVRPAGIFSSSSSADGGGRDDRRGGGGGGTGERPHSRYLRRARSSDRSAPARPGSGPRAAERWRSLEELSGAGGRGSPAGSAHREDGDAEAVLSLFGELDVGSRGSREAPGGDRGRSRQPHPGPAALPGPDGPDRSETVQQWFGNLKAEAGRLREEPPAASGEGQRPPAPGADGWPDAPAGQGDPRAAGRDRRAGPAAEGRTLRSVAAPLDAHRLKPIRQKTRRAVVSILDTEEVCVELLKEQVSREHVKEVLRVSSDGRKITVYQPNAGRGSVLGPRPPPPPAPGDLAQYSFDGLPERYWRKYEYAARFIQLVRSKTPKVTLFTRHAKCVLMENAPRPDFEVWFYDGTKIREAEGSVQVTEPSGRSRVFRGEGEAARPDPEARVYMDHADEGRRVCLALESLLSEQEKRSGCGVPFFPIVVGRKPSQSESPKTPPAPGGTSQCSAGGGGGGGGVASLSQGPGGGGGGPAAAAYGGSGPSAGAPASSSREAAGDGPPPSAQLLKSVFVRDVGWASQLASGAVWVQFNDGSQMVVQAGVPSVVYTAPGGRVTRYGENDKLPGPIKEKLQCLSSILLAFADRAAPR, encoded by the exons gaCTTTAAGGTGGGGAACCTGCTCGGGAAGGGCTCCTTCGCCGGCGTCTACCGAGCCAAGTCCATTCATACCGGCCTGGAGGTGGCCATCAAAATG ATCGACAAAAAGGCCATGCACAAAGCGAAAATGGTCCAGCGCGTGCAGAACGAGGTGAGGATCCACTGTCAGCTGAAGCACCCCTCCATCTTGGAG CTCTACAACTACTTTGAAGACAGCAACTACGTGTACCTGATCCTGGAACTGTGTCACAACGGAGAGATGAACAGGTACCTGAAGAACAGAATGAAACCTTTTACGGAGAAAGAAG TCCGGCACTTCATGCACCAGATCGTCCGGGGGCTGCTGTACCTGCACTCCCACGGCATCCTGCACCGCGACCTCACCCTGTCCAACCTGCTCCTCACCGGCACCATGAACGTCAAGATCGCCGACTTCGGACTGGCCACCCAGCTGGCCCTGCCCCACGAGAAGCACTACACGCTGTGCGGCACGCCCAACTACATCTCGCCCGAGGTGGCCACGCGCAGCGCCCACGGGCCGGCGGCGGACGTGTGGGCCCTGGGCTGCCTGCTGTACACCCTGCTGGTGGGCCGCCCGCCCTTCGACACGGACTCGGTGCGCGCCACGCTGGGCCGGGTGGTCCTGGCCGACTACCGGCTGCCCGCCTCCCTGTCGGCCGAGGCGCGGGACCTGATCGGCCGGCTGCTGCGCCGcgaccccgccgcccggcccgggctgGCCGCCCTGCTGGACCACCCCTTCCTGGcgggcggccccccggccggcgACGCGGGCGACTCGCTGGACAGCGGCCACGCCACCCTCTCCACCACGGCGGCGGCCGGCTCGTCCGGGGTCAGCCTCAGCGGCTGCTCGCTGAGCCGGAGGAGGCTCCTCCTGGCGGGCCCGCCCCTCCCGGACAGGATGACCGTCCGCCCCGCgggcatcttctcctcctcctcctccgcggacGGCGGCGGCCGCGAcgaccggcggggcgggggcgggggcgggacgggggagcgACCGCACTCGCGCTACCTGCGGAGGGCCCGCTCTTCCGACCGgtcggcccccgcccggcccgggtccGGCCCGCGGGCGGCCGAGCGCTGGCGCTCTCTGGAGGAGCtgtccggggcgggcgggcggggctccCCGGCCGGCAGCGCCCACCGCGAGGACGGCGACGCCGAGGCCGTCCTGAGCCTGTTCGGGGAGCTGGACGTCGGGAGCCGCGGCTCCCGAGAGGCGCCCGGGGGAGACCGAGGACG CTCCAGACAACCCCACCCCGGGCCGGCGGCCTTGCCCGGCCCGGACGGGCCGGACCGCTCGGAGACGGTGCAGCAGTGGTTTGGGAACCTGAAAGCTGAAG CCGGACGCCTGCGAGAGGAGCCCCCCGCCGCCAGCGGAGAGGGTcagcgccccccggccccgggggccgacGGGTGGCCCGACGCCCCGGCCGGCCAGGGGGACCCGCGGGCCGCGGGGCGGGACCGCCGGGCGGGACCGGCCGCGGAGGGCCGCACCCTGCGGAGCGTCGCGGCCCCGCTGGACGCCCACCGCCTCAAACCCATCAGGCAGAAAACGCGCAGGGCCGTG GTGAGCATCCTGGACACGGAAGAGGTGTGCGTGGAACTCCTCAAGGAGCAGGTCTCCCGAGAACACGTCAAGGAAGTGCTCCGCGTGTCCAGCGACGGCAGGAAG ATCACGGTGTACCAACCCAACGCCGGGAGAGGCTCCGTCCTgggcccgcggcccccgcccccgcccgcgccgGGCGATCTCGCGCAGTACAGCTTCGACGGGCTGCCAg AGAGGTACTGGCGGAAGTACGAGTACGCCGCGAGGTTCATCCAGCTCGTGCGCTCCAagacgcccaaggtcaccctgttcACCCGGCACGCCAAGTGCGTCCTCATGGAGAACGCGCCCCGCCCGGATTTCGAGGTCTGGTTCTACGATG GGACCAAGATCCGCGAGGCGGAAGGCTCCGTTCAGGTGACGGAGCCGTCGGGGCGATCCCGGGTTTTCCGGGGGGAGGGCGAGGCCGCCCGTCCCGACCCGGAAGCCCGCGTCTACATGGACCACGCCGACGAG GGGCGGCGGGTCTGCCTGGCCCTCGAGTCGCTGCTCTCCGAGCAAGAGAAGAGGAGCGGCTGCGGcgtccccttcttccccatcgtCGTGGGAAG GAAACCCAGCCAGTCGGAATCCCCGAAGACGCCGCCGGCGCCCGGCGGGACGTCCCAGTGctcggccggcgggggcgggggcggcggcggggtcgcCTCCCTCAGCcaggggcccggcggcggcggcggcggccccgcg GCGGCGGCCTACGGAGGGTCGGGCCCGTCGGCCGgagcccccgcctcctcctcccgggaGGCCGCCGGGGACGGCCCCCCGCCCTCGGCCCAGCTGCTCAAGTCCGTGTTCGTCCGGGACGTCGGCTGGGCGTCGCAG ctggcCAGCGGAGCCGTGTGGGTGCAGTTCAACGACGGGTCGCAGATGGTGGTCCAGGCGGGCGTCCCGTCCGTCGTCTACACGGCGCCGGGGGGCCGGGTCACCAG gTACGGCGAGAACGACAAGCTGCCCGGCCCCATCAAGGAGAAGCTGCAGTGCCTGTCGTCCATCCTGCTCGCGTTCGCCGACCGGGCCGCGCCGCGCTGA
- the MFSD8 gene encoding major facilitator superfamily domain-containing protein 8 isoform X1, with protein MAGPGSAAEREPLLGEEASGSSRWEVIETEELRRSRWRSIRVLYLTMFLSSVGFSIVIMSIWPYLQKIDASADAGFLGWVIAAFSLGQMVASPLFGLWSNHRPRKEPLVVSISISVAANCLYAYVHAPPSHNKFYMLAARGLVGFGAGNVAVVRSYISGATSLQERTGSMASTSACQALGFILGPAIQTCFSFVGEEGVTWAAVGLQLNMYTAPVLLAALLGLLNILVVVALLREHRVDDLGRLCKSVNVGAEGTLPAAEDRDAPGPVDHVAVVATNVLFFVILFVFALFETIVTPLTMDMYAWTRERAVFYNGLILAALGVESVAVFLGVKVLSRRTGERAVLLGGLLLVLAGFFILLPWGHRLPAVQWEDLRNGSAPTGPPGERAGAGSPRDGREATGCPAAQAWCLYTPVVHLAQYLTADALVGLGYPACNVMAYTLYSKILGPSPQGVYMGWLTASGSGARVLGPVFVSQVYTGLGPRWAFGSVCGLLLLTLALLAAVHPRLVAFSLRRRTA; from the exons ATGGccggcccgggctccgccgccgAGCGGGAGCCGCTGCTGGGAGAGGAAGCCTCGGGGAGCAG CCGCTGGGAGGTGATTGAAACCGAAGAGCTTCGCCGGAGCCGATGGCGATCCATCAGGGTCCTGTATCTCACCATGTTCCTCAGCAGCGTCG GGTTTTCCATTGTCATCATGTCCATATGGCCATACCTCCAAAAG ATCGACGCTTCGGCGGACGCCGGCTTTCTGGGCTGGGTGATCGCCGCGTTTAGCCTGGGCCAGATGgtggcctctcccctcttcggGCTGTGGTCGAATCACAGGCCGAGAAAAGAGCCTCTCGTCGTGTCCATCTCCATCTCGGTGGCGGCCAACTGTCTGTACGCCTACGTCCACGCCCCTCCGTCCCACAACAAGTTCTACATGCTGGCCGCCCGCGGCCTGGTGGGCTTTGGAGCCG GCAACGTGGCGGTGGTCCGCTCCTACATCTCGGGGGCAACCTCACTCCAGGAGCGCACCGGCTCCATGGCCAGCACCAGCGCCTGCCAAGCCCTCGGCTTCATCCTGGGCCCGG CCATTCAGACGTGCTTCTCCTTCGTCGGAGAAGAGGGCGTGACGTGGGCGGCCGTCGGGCTGCAGCTGAACATGTacacggcccccgtcctcctGGCCGCCCTCCTGGGCCTCCTCAACATCCTCGTCGTCGTCGCCCTGCTACG AGAACACCGAGTGGACGACCTGGGCCGGCTGTGCAAGAGCGTTAACGTCGGAGCCG AGGGGACCCTTCCCGCCGCCGAGGATCGGGACGCCCCGGGGCCGGTGGACCACGTGGCCGTGGTGGCCACCAACGTCCTTTTCTTCGTCATCCTCTTCGTCTTCGCGCTCTTTGAGAC GATCGTGACGCCCCTGACCATGGACATGTACGCGTGGACCCGCGAGCGGGCCGTCTTCTACAACGGCCTCATCCTGGCCGCCCTCGGAGTCGAATCCGTCGCCGTCTTCCTCGGCGTCAAGGTCCTCTCCAGGAG GACGGGCGAGCGGGCGGTGCTGCTGGGcggcctcctcctcgtcctggcCGGATTCTTCATCCTGCTGCCTTGGGGGCACCGTCTTCCGGCCGTGCAGTGGGAAG accTGCGCAACGGCTCCGCTCCCACCGGGCCGCCCGGAGAGCGGGCGGGCGCGGGGAGCCCCCGGGACGGCCGGGAGGCCACCGGCTGCCCGGCCGCCCAGGCCTGGTGCCTTTACACGCCGGTCGTCCACCTGGCCCAGTACCTGACGGCGGACGCGCTCGTCGGGCTGGGCTACCCCGCCTGCAACGTCATGGCCTACACGCTCTACTCCAAGATCCTGGGACCCAGCCCGCAG gGCGTGTACATGGGCTGGCTGACGGCCTCCGGGAGCGGGGCCCGCGTGCTGGGCCCCGTGTTCGTCAGCCAGGTCTACACGGGGCTGGGCCCGCGCTGGGCCTTCGGGTCCGTGTGCGGCCTGCTGCTCCTGACGCTGGCCCTGCTGGCCGCCGTCCACCCCAGGCTCGTCGCCTTCTCCCTCCGACGGCGGACGGCCTAG